In Marasmius oreades isolate 03SP1 chromosome 1, whole genome shotgun sequence, one DNA window encodes the following:
- a CDS encoding uncharacterized protein (BUSCO:EOG092612AK) → MQQYNDELPRELVLSIQRVLETQSSDPFEPFSSEFKPEEVLNNFFPDEASLAQTENVREKLLQTKQDLQHELETLRQELKRNQDPDRMQLIQEMISELLGQMSRIREKATESEAVVRSITKDIQVLDLAKKNLILSMTTLKRLQMLVSALTQLEDLVREKKYGEIAQTLAAVKQISDSFKQYISIPRIMQIWKRIQELQHNIRALIDQDFDMFYLQDPSKPVRPTVIADACHVVDVLGPDVRFQLIERYVALELKEYRRIFRTSDEAGHLDNISRRFAWFRRLLQNHELEQGRVFPGEWRVEWYLLAKFTEVTRDDITTLLSGAGKPITVTLLLENLQIVSEFESSMSKKWATPFQDMLQHTATTTSRPPKSIKTSFESHMGVFVDAQDKALTDMLAPHRKTKVPKSTPRASLEASTTEEGQGNDSSPMIVLPSSTELFYFYGQSLEQCAKLSTGQSLFELYNVHKKWLKIYAEEVLGASLKQRPPVASRRSTESRFDVSELKQAATVINTADYCQSTAFELEDKVKGKVNNEFKDKISFQEECDLFLSVISSAIVIQLRELEAACDPAFSAMLRSPWSTLSQVSGPSAYTADLIRSIEQVVEVVRPTIEQKKYLRNFFDKACSLLVAKFTNSLVRSRPLKEIGAEQLLIDLQTVKAFLSKMPGENLITTSYTRSLAKSTSRLESLLKVIVTPIDPAEGFILNYTLLIGDASFSNFQKILDLKGVPKNDENHLLDRFVTITSTKEELESTSFLTSLDMDPSSGALGTLASHPVAGQDKIFAGLTSPPISGPSTGANASDASRGERREVFSDFRRLVSFGLRRDSPAPS, encoded by the exons ATGCAGCAGTACAACGATGAGCTGCCTCGCGAACTTGTTCTTTCGATCCAACGCGTCCTAGAGACCCAATCTTCTGACCCGTTTGAACCTTTCTCAAGCGAGTTCAAACCTGAGGAAGTACTGAACAACTTTTTCCCCGACG AGGCTTCACTAGCACAGACGGAAAATGTTAGAGAGAAGCTCCTTCAAACGAAACAGGACCTTCAACATGAGTTGGAAACTTTGCGGCAAGAATTGAAGCGCAATCAGGATCCGGACAGGATGCAGCTCATCCAGGAGATGATTTCA GAATTACTCGGTCAAATGTCGCGTATTCGTGAGAAGGCTACAGAATCTGAAGCAGTCGTTCGAAGTATCACGAAAGATATTCAGGTGCTCGATTTGGCGAAGAAGAATCTCATCTTGAGTATGACTACATTGAAGAGATTGCAGATGCTCG TCAGTGCATTGACTCAGTTGGAAGACCTTGTGAGGGAAAAGAAGTACGGAGAAATAGCTCAGACCCTCGCC GCCGTCAAACAGATCTCCGATTCTTTCAAACAATAcatctcgattcctcgtatCATGCAAATATGGAAGCGTATACAAGAACTTCAGCATAATATACGAGCCCTCATTGATCAAGACTTCGACATGTT TTATTTACAGGATCCCTCAAAGCCTGTCCGGCCTACGGTCATTGCAGACGCTTGCCACGTTGTGGATGTTCTTGGCCCAGACGTCCGTTTTCAATTGATCGAGAGATATGTTGCTCTTGAATTGAAGGAATATCGACGAATATTTCGCACATCCGACGAGGCTGGTCATTTGGACAACATCTCTCGCAGGTTTGCGTGGTTCCGCCGTTTGTTACAAAATCATGAGCTTGAACAAGGACGAGTATTTCCTGGGGAATGGAGGGTAGAATGGTATTTATTGGCAAAATTCACGGAAGTAACCAG GGATGACATCACGACCCTCCTTTCGGGGGCCGGAAAGCCTATTACCGTTACACTCCTCTTGGAGAACCTACAAATAGTGAGCGAATTTGAGTCCTCCATGTCCAAGAAATGGGCTACACCT TTTCAAGATATGTTACAACACACCGCCACCACTACTTCTCGTCCGCCAAAGTCGATTAAAACTTCCTTTGAGTCTCACATGGGAGTATTCGTGGATGCGCAAGACAA GGCACTGACAGACATGCTCGCTCCACATCGCAAAACCAAAGTTCCGAAAAGCACGCCTCGAGCCTCGCTCGAGGCATCTACTACGGAAGAAGGCCAGGGCAATGATTCTTCACCGATGATAGTGCTCCCGTCATCAACAGAGTtattctacttctacggaCAAAGTTTGGAGCAATGTGCAAAGTTGTCCACTGGACAGTCCCTATTCGAACTCTACAATGTTCATAAGAAGTGGCTCAAGATATACGCTG AGGAGGTTCTCGGGGCGAGTTTAAAACAACG ACCGCCGGTTGCAAGTCGCAGGTCAACAGAGTCGAGATTTGACGTCAGCGAGTTGAAACAAGCTGCCACTGTTATAAACACAGCGGATTACTGTCAAAGCACTGCTTTTGAA CTCGAAGACAAGGTCAAAGGCAAAGTCAATAATGAGTTCAAAGACAAGATTTCCTTCCAGGAGGAGTGTGATCTCTTTCTCAG TGTGATATCTTCGGCGATTGTCATCCAATTAcgggagcttgaagctgcCTGCGATCCGGCTTTCAGTGCAATGCTTCGCTCTCCGTGGTCGACTCTCAGCCAAGTCTCGGGTCCTTCAGCGTATACTGCCGATTTGATCAGATCTATAGAGCAAGTTGTTGAAGTGGTCCGACCTACTATAGAGCAGAAAAAGTACCTTCGCAACTTTTTTGACAAGGCTTGTAG TTTGCTCGTCGCTAAATTTACCAACTCTCTGGTCAGAAGTCGTCCTTTGAAGGAGATTGGGGCTGAGCAG CTTCTGATCGACCTACAAACAGTGAAAGCGTTCTTGTCGAAGATGCCCGGAGAGAACTTAATCACGACTAG TTATACACGTTCGCTTGCGAAAAGTACCAGCAGACTCGAATCGTTATTGAAAGTGATCGTGACGCCTATC GACCCGGCAGAAGGTTTCATTCTCAACTATACCTTACTGATTGGGGATGcttccttctctaacttCCAGAAG ATTCTCGACCTCAAGGGGGTCCCGAAGAACGATGAAAACCACCTTCTAGATCGTTTTGTCACCATCACAAGTACGAAAGAGGAACTAGAAAGTACATCATTCTTGACCTCTCTAGACATGGATCCCTCCAGTGGCGCTCTCGGTACACTGGCTAGTCATCCTGTGGCAGGGCAAGACAAAATATTCGCTGGACTCACCTCTCCTCCCATTAGCGGACCTTCTACTGGAGCGAACGCGTCGGATGCTTCTCGAGGGGAGCGGCGAGAGGTGTTCTCAGATTTTCGTAGATTGGTCAGTTTCGGATTGAGAAGAGACTCTCCAGCACCTTCATAA